The DNA window CGGCGAATTGTGATCGCGCGAGGTTGCTTCCGTTTGCCACGGACGCGGCGCGGGATTGTTCCACACGGACCCGGCATTTTGGTTTAGGCCCTCATGGCTGTTCATGGCAAATTCCGGCGGCCGACTGTTATCGTCCTGCGGAGTTACCAAGGTCGGCGGAGTCGGCTGCGGCGGCATGTGCGAAAGGTTCGGGGAATCGGTCCCCTTCGCTGCCGCAGTCAAATTCATCGGGGGGAAATTCGAATGCTTCGTCAGTCGTTTGACCAACAGCGCGCAGAACACCGCTAGTAAAACGCCGATGAACATCAGCCCCATTTTGGCTTCCCGTGCCATAATCTGCCTCCTCCTTGAGGCGCTTCCGCTTCACGCCCACGACAACCAATGCTCAGGACCACCTAAACAACCGCCATGCCCTCTATACCCGTTCTGCAATCCGCAACTTGGCGCTGCGGCTCCGCGGATTACGGGCAATTTCCGCTTCCGTCGCCGTCACCGGCTTTCGAGAAATGGCCCGCATCCGCGGATCGTCTCGAAAGGCTTCCTTCACCCGGCGATCTTCCAGCGAGTGAAAGCTGATGATCGCCAGCCGGCCGCCGGGTTTCAAACAATCGGGCAACCTCCGTAAGGCAATTTCCAGTGATTTAAGTTCATCGTTGACCGCAATTCGCAGCGCTTGAAATGTTCGCGTGGCCGGATCGATCCTTTGCTGCCGGGCCGCCGCCGGAACCGCTTGACGGACGATTTGGGCCAGTTGCCGCGAGGTTTCGATCGGCTGGTGATGCCGCGTTTCGACAATCGCTCGGGCAATTCTCCGGCTGAAGCGTTCTTCTCCGTAATGAAAAATTAAATCGGCCAGGTGTTCCGCGCTCAATCGATTGACCAGCCGTGCCGCCGGCTCACCCGCCAAGGGGTTAAACCGCAAGTCCAAGGGGCCGTCGGCCTCGAAGCTGAAGCCACGAGCGGCATCGGCCAATTGATCGCTGGATAAACCCAAATCGAGCAAAATTCCATCCACTGTGGTCACGTTTTGTTCCGCGAACACCTCCGGCAAGTTGCAATAATTGGCTTGAATTAGTTTGACCGGCAAACCGGTCAAATTTTTTTCCGCTGCGCTTACAGCCGAGGGATCACGATCAACTGCAAACACGCAGCCCGTTGGCCCCACGTGTTCCGCCAAGGCTTTGGCGTGTCCGCCGCCGCCCAATGTTCCATCGACAAAAATGCCGCCAGGCTGAGGATGCAGCCCCGATAGAGCTTCTGCCAGCAAAACGGGTACATGGCGCGACGCCGACATGCAAGCTGCTGCCAAAAAGGGAATTTTTCAAATGAGGCAATGGCCCCATTGTAGGCCCGCTGCGCGCTGGCACAAATCCAGCCCGTGCAGGCGGCATTTCCATTTCAACAACGAACTTGGCTTGCCGAGGCCAAAAGCCACGAACGTGGCGCGCGTGTCCGCCACGAGATGTCGGGGCGAACACACGGTGGGCTATGTACCGATTCCGCCCTTTCCAAGCAAGCGAAGTTTTTACAATGGCGAAAAGATAGTTCGGAAACATGCTCTATCCGGTGATTTCGCAATCCTGCCGCATTCGGGGCTTGCTATCATCGGTCATGCCGCTGCGAAAAACCGCGATGATTTCAAGATCTGCCCTTTTCGGAGCCTTGCGCGGGGCGCTGGCGACTAGCTAAAATGAGCCGCCCCGATATCCATTTCCAAAACCCACTTTACCAATCGACTTCTCCCTGGCGGCCGGCACATTCCGTGACTACTGAACTCGACCATTATGATTACGATTTGCCCAAGCACCTGATCGCGCAGGAACCTGTGGCGAATCGCGCCGATGCCCGGCTGATGCTGGTCGATCGCGTGCGGCGGCAAATTTCGCACCATCATGTGCGCGATCTGCCTGAGCTGCTCCGCTCCGGCGACTGTTTGGTGCTGAACGATACCCGCGTGGTCCCGGCCCGGCTGGTCGGCTATCGCACCTCGACCAAAGGTCGCTGGGAAGGATTATTTCTGGCCGCCGAGCCCAGTGGCGCGTGGCAAGTACTGTGCAAAGCCCGCGGAAAATTGACTCCCGGCGAAACCATTCAACTGCTTGATCGGATGGCTCGGGAAGACGTTCAATTGCGTTTGGTCGCCAAGTCGGACGAAGGGGTCTGGCTGGCCCGGCCATCGGCAGAGGACCCCGCCTTCAAACTCTTGGACCGTATCGGTCGTGTGCCGCTGCCCAAATACATTCGGCACGGCGAAATGGTCGATGCCGACCTGCAGCGCTACCAAACCGTGTTTGCCAAACACAATGGCTCCGTGGCGGCGCCCACCGCCGGTTTGCACTTCACGCCCGATTTGCTCGATCGCTTGCAGGCCGCCAAAATCGGCATCGCGAAAATTACGCTGCACGTCGGGCTCGATACGTTTCGCCCCATCAAAGCCACTCGGCTGGAAAAACACGCCATGCACAGCGAATGGGGAAAAATCGACGCCGCCAGCGTGGAGCGATTGACCGCCGCTCGAAAAAATAAAGGCCGCATCGTGGCCGTGGGCACCACGTCGGTTCGCGTGTTGGAAACCGCCGCGGCCGACGGCGTTTTGCGCCCCTGGGAAGGGCAAACCCAATTG is part of the Pirellulales bacterium genome and encodes:
- the queA gene encoding tRNA preQ1(34) S-adenosylmethionine ribosyltransferase-isomerase QueA, with amino-acid sequence MTTELDHYDYDLPKHLIAQEPVANRADARLMLVDRVRRQISHHHVRDLPELLRSGDCLVLNDTRVVPARLVGYRTSTKGRWEGLFLAAEPSGAWQVLCKARGKLTPGETIQLLDRMAREDVQLRLVAKSDEGVWLARPSAEDPAFKLLDRIGRVPLPKYIRHGEMVDADLQRYQTVFAKHNGSVAAPTAGLHFTPDLLDRLQAAKIGIAKITLHVGLDTFRPIKATRLEKHAMHSEWGKIDAASVERLTAARKNKGRIVAVGTTSVRVLETAAADGVLRPWEGQTQLFIRPPYRFRAVDCLLTNFHLPRTTLLVLARTFGGDELLRRAYDEAVRSEYRFYSYGDAMLIV
- the rsmH gene encoding 16S rRNA (cytosine(1402)-N(4))-methyltransferase RsmH; this encodes MSASRHVPVLLAEALSGLHPQPGGIFVDGTLGGGGHAKALAEHVGPTGCVFAVDRDPSAVSAAEKNLTGLPVKLIQANYCNLPEVFAEQNVTTVDGILLDLGLSSDQLADAARGFSFEADGPLDLRFNPLAGEPAARLVNRLSAEHLADLIFHYGEERFSRRIARAIVETRHHQPIETSRQLAQIVRQAVPAAARQQRIDPATRTFQALRIAVNDELKSLEIALRRLPDCLKPGGRLAIISFHSLEDRRVKEAFRDDPRMRAISRKPVTATEAEIARNPRSRSAKLRIAERV